A region from the Lentisphaera profundi genome encodes:
- a CDS encoding DUF2237 family protein — protein MSNQLNVLGTALEACCTSNHTGFYRDGYCYTGPMDMGSHTVCCYITQEFLEYSKNAGNDLSTAVPEYNFPGLSPGDKWCVCALRWLQAEETEKAPPIILEASNARCLEVISLELIKLYAYKK, from the coding sequence ATGAGCAATCAATTAAATGTACTAGGAACCGCCCTCGAAGCCTGTTGCACAAGTAATCACACCGGCTTTTATCGTGATGGCTATTGTTATACCGGCCCTATGGATATGGGCTCACATACGGTCTGTTGTTATATCACCCAAGAATTTTTAGAATATTCAAAAAATGCTGGCAATGACTTATCTACTGCCGTTCCTGAATACAATTTTCCGGGTTTAAGTCCTGGAGATAAGTGGTGTGTCTGTGCACTCCGCTGGCTCCAAGCTGAGGAAACAGAGAAAGCGCCACCCATTATTCTCGAAGCAAGTAACGCGCGCTGCCTTGAAGTTATTTCGCTAGAGCTCATAAAACTTTACGCGTATAAAAAATGA
- the ffh gene encoding signal recognition particle protein: MFNNLSDALANTFKTITGKSVLTENNVKEAMEQVRLALLSADVHYDTVNDFVGEVTRQCLGEKVLKSVKPSEQVVKVVHEELTRLMGTEEAEVDVSGKPAIIMMVGLHGAGKTTTCAKLANFYKNQKKKVLLAACDVYRPAAIDQLEALGESINVPVFSDRSTPDVVQIAQNAINTAKSEGQDIVILDMAGRLQIDQDMVQELIRVKERFQPGEILLTADAALGQEAVSVATHFDKALNISGIVLTKLDGDARGGAALSMRKVTGKPIKFITSGEKVTDLEKFRPEGMASRILGMGDIVQLVREAEMHLEEDESARIEEKMRKNTFDLNDFVGQLSMLKKMGGFGRILDFIPGGKAMKDMVNFDEKQVGKIEALISSMTEVEKQQPELINMSRRNRIAKGAGADASDVSQLLKRFQMAREMMGKVTRGEQAFVPGVPGMSATRGKAPTKDDKKKKRQQQKAARKKNKRK; the protein is encoded by the coding sequence ATGTTTAACAATCTTAGTGATGCACTAGCAAACACATTCAAAACAATTACAGGTAAATCTGTACTAACAGAGAACAATGTAAAAGAAGCCATGGAACAGGTGCGTTTGGCACTTTTGTCTGCGGATGTTCATTACGATACCGTTAATGATTTTGTCGGAGAAGTTACCCGCCAATGTTTAGGTGAGAAAGTTCTAAAAAGTGTTAAACCAAGTGAACAAGTTGTCAAAGTTGTTCACGAAGAGCTGACTCGCTTGATGGGTACAGAAGAAGCCGAAGTCGATGTTAGTGGCAAACCCGCCATTATCATGATGGTTGGTTTACATGGTGCGGGTAAAACCACAACATGTGCGAAACTCGCAAATTTTTATAAGAACCAAAAGAAAAAGGTTCTTTTAGCAGCATGTGATGTTTACCGTCCTGCCGCTATTGACCAATTAGAGGCACTCGGCGAAAGTATCAATGTACCAGTTTTCTCTGATCGCAGTACACCTGATGTTGTTCAAATCGCTCAAAATGCCATAAACACTGCTAAATCTGAAGGGCAAGACATTGTTATCTTGGATATGGCGGGACGTCTTCAGATTGATCAAGACATGGTACAAGAACTCATTCGAGTTAAAGAACGTTTTCAGCCAGGTGAAATTCTCCTTACAGCAGATGCAGCTTTAGGTCAAGAAGCCGTCTCGGTAGCGACACACTTTGATAAGGCTTTAAATATTAGCGGAATTGTCTTAACAAAACTCGATGGTGATGCTCGCGGTGGTGCGGCACTTTCCATGAGAAAAGTGACTGGCAAGCCTATTAAATTCATCACTTCAGGTGAGAAAGTAACGGACTTAGAAAAATTCCGTCCAGAAGGTATGGCATCTCGAATTCTTGGCATGGGTGATATTGTTCAGCTCGTCCGTGAAGCAGAAATGCACCTCGAAGAAGATGAGTCTGCGCGCATTGAAGAGAAAATGCGTAAAAATACTTTTGATCTAAATGATTTTGTTGGCCAATTAAGTATGCTCAAGAAAATGGGTGGCTTCGGTCGTATCCTCGATTTTATCCCTGGTGGTAAAGCGATGAAAGATATGGTCAATTTTGATGAGAAACAAGTTGGGAAAATCGAAGCTCTAATATCTTCAATGACAGAAGTAGAAAAGCAACAGCCTGAGCTCATTAACATGTCTCGCCGCAATCGTATTGCGAAAGGTGCTGGAGCTGATGCAAGTGATGTTTCTCAACTATTAAAACGTTTTCAGATGGCCCGTGAAATGATGGGTAAAGTGACTCGTGGTGAGCAAGCTTTTGTACCAGGCGTACCCGGTATGAGTGCGACTCGAGGAAAAGCCCCTACGAAAGATGATAAAAAGAAAAAACGTCAGCAACAAAAAGCTGCTAGAAAGAAAAATAAACGTAAATAG
- a CDS encoding pyridoxine 5'-phosphate synthase: MTALSVNINKIALLRNSRGCDEPNVLQFSKDLIKHGAQGITLHPRPDGRHALYSDVTELKKNIDVELNVEGYPSEDFLQMVCEAKPDQCTLVPDPPGALTSDSGWDCEKNMDFLESVVARLKAEGIRVSIFLNPDPVQVNFAMKTGTDRIELYTQAYAETYGTDAFDRTFAGYFAAAARAVELGLVVNAGHDLNQENLTYLRNNLPGLAEVSIGHALISEMLYQGMETTIKNYLDCLS; the protein is encoded by the coding sequence ATGACTGCCCTAAGCGTGAATATAAATAAAATTGCCTTGTTGAGAAATTCGCGAGGCTGTGATGAACCCAATGTTCTTCAGTTTAGCAAAGATCTAATAAAACATGGTGCACAGGGGATAACCCTACATCCTCGTCCAGATGGACGGCATGCTCTTTATTCGGATGTGACTGAGCTTAAAAAAAATATTGATGTCGAACTTAATGTAGAAGGTTATCCCTCGGAAGATTTTTTGCAGATGGTATGTGAAGCGAAGCCGGATCAGTGTACTCTTGTTCCCGATCCGCCAGGTGCGTTGACTTCTGATTCAGGTTGGGACTGCGAAAAAAATATGGATTTCCTAGAATCCGTAGTGGCACGTTTAAAAGCAGAGGGGATTCGCGTTAGTATTTTTCTTAATCCTGATCCAGTACAAGTAAATTTTGCAATGAAAACGGGTACAGATCGAATTGAACTTTATACTCAAGCTTATGCAGAAACTTATGGTACAGATGCATTTGATAGAACTTTTGCAGGGTACTTTGCAGCTGCCGCAAGAGCGGTTGAATTAGGCCTGGTAGTGAACGCTGGTCATGATTTAAATCAAGAGAACTTAACTTACCTAAGAAATAACCTTCCTGGCTTAGCGGAAGTCTCCATTGGTCATGCCTTGATTTCAGAAATGTTGTACCAAGGTATGGAGACAACAATTAAAAATTACCTTGATTGTTTAAGCTAA
- a CDS encoding AMP-dependent synthetase/ligase, with protein sequence MNNLYDILNFSAKEAGDNVFLNVPDGTEERKTITYNETLHLVQEQSQVLKVEYDIRLGDRVAIIAPKCYEQVILYYALWQLGAIIVPVSEGLGSDEVSFILADAEPKMIFAHDAFIEKVSSCSDLIPLSFKALKKSLGKCDQEAPDCYDQTAALIYTSGSTGRPKGVILSHRNLMVNGISAADKLPVTEADKVASLLPYWHSFALSTEIVMICFLQASLIFARDMKDFSKNLATWKPSIVMAVPRMLAMYRDQIFKGIEGKGEAIAQVFNDCLITGESFFNANGLKNPDPRLRLKRLKQEQTILKQIGLMLGGDLRFFVSGGAPIAADLQDFFRDINMPVYQGYGLTESSPVISCNTPGFSRTGSSGTMLSWLDPAYGGDWTFLNAAGEKGKDLEGELLVKGDCVMQGYWKYSDTSAKTLNNGWLHTGDMGKVTDGFLYLSGRASNLIVLRGGEKVHPEHIEDLIRELDEVNEVMMIGDNCKNIYALINKVDEDLDDKMIAKKMAAICSDLANFQKPKGLLSLTPFSPEDGTLTPTLKIRRKNIWQRSEIQINAFLKAHKEI encoded by the coding sequence ATGAATAATCTTTATGATATTTTAAATTTTTCTGCAAAAGAAGCAGGTGATAATGTATTTCTCAATGTTCCTGACGGAACTGAAGAACGCAAAACGATCACTTATAATGAGACTCTGCACTTAGTGCAAGAACAAAGTCAAGTACTTAAAGTTGAATATGATATAAGGCTTGGTGACCGTGTGGCTATCATCGCTCCCAAGTGTTACGAACAAGTTATTTTGTACTACGCTTTGTGGCAATTAGGCGCGATAATCGTTCCTGTGAGTGAAGGTTTAGGCAGTGACGAAGTCAGTTTTATTTTAGCAGATGCCGAGCCCAAAATGATCTTTGCTCATGATGCTTTTATTGAGAAGGTATCGAGCTGTAGTGATTTAATTCCTCTGAGTTTTAAGGCATTAAAGAAAAGCCTTGGGAAATGTGATCAAGAAGCTCCTGATTGTTATGATCAAACAGCGGCTTTGATATATACTTCGGGTTCTACTGGTCGTCCTAAGGGCGTTATTTTAAGTCATCGAAATCTTATGGTCAATGGAATTTCGGCTGCAGATAAACTTCCCGTTACTGAGGCTGATAAAGTGGCGTCATTACTGCCGTATTGGCATAGTTTTGCCCTGTCAACAGAAATCGTGATGATCTGTTTTTTACAAGCCAGTTTAATTTTCGCACGTGACATGAAAGATTTCTCAAAAAATCTCGCTACTTGGAAGCCAAGTATTGTCATGGCCGTGCCGAGAATGTTAGCGATGTATCGCGATCAAATATTTAAAGGTATTGAAGGCAAAGGCGAAGCTATTGCCCAAGTATTCAATGACTGTTTAATTACCGGAGAAAGCTTTTTCAATGCGAATGGGCTGAAGAATCCCGATCCACGTTTACGCCTTAAGCGCCTCAAGCAAGAACAGACTATACTCAAGCAAATTGGATTAATGTTGGGCGGAGACTTACGTTTCTTTGTTTCTGGTGGCGCGCCAATTGCAGCTGATTTACAAGATTTTTTCCGTGATATAAATATGCCTGTTTATCAAGGTTATGGCTTAACAGAATCATCACCCGTGATTTCATGTAATACCCCTGGTTTTTCACGTACAGGAAGTTCGGGAACGATGCTTTCATGGTTGGATCCAGCCTATGGTGGGGATTGGACTTTTCTTAATGCCGCAGGAGAAAAGGGTAAAGATTTAGAAGGAGAACTATTAGTCAAAGGCGATTGCGTGATGCAGGGCTATTGGAAATACTCTGATACGAGTGCAAAAACTTTGAATAATGGCTGGCTTCATACAGGTGATATGGGGAAAGTTACGGATGGCTTCCTTTATCTGAGTGGTCGCGCTTCGAATTTAATTGTCTTACGCGGCGGAGAAAAAGTTCACCCTGAGCATATAGAAGATTTGATTAGAGAATTAGATGAAGTTAATGAAGTGATGATGATAGGGGATAACTGTAAAAATATTTATGCCTTGATTAATAAAGTTGACGAAGATTTAGATGATAAAATGATTGCGAAGAAAATGGCTGCGATTTGTTCAGATTTAGCCAATTTTCAAAAACCCAAGGGGCTTTTGTCTTTAACCCCATTTAGTCCAGAAGATGGCACTCTAACGCCCACTTTAAAAATCCGCCGTAAGAATATTTGGCAGCGTTCAGAAATTCAAATTAATGCTTTTCTTAAAGCGCACAAAGAAATTTAA
- a CDS encoding shikimate kinase, producing the protein MNISQDKFPRKSNIVMVGMPGAGKSTIGVLLAKETSFDFLDVDVYIQGQEHRRLQEIIDLEGIEVFKGLEEKYLCQIDSDGVIVSTGGSAIYSSKGIQSLSQKGLIIFLKINMQTLEDRLGDFSTRGVVIAPGQTFEELFAERNSLYSAAADLVIECDGKTQDQLVDDIVAKVFIGK; encoded by the coding sequence ATGAATATTTCCCAAGATAAGTTTCCCAGAAAATCAAATATTGTTATGGTGGGAATGCCCGGTGCTGGAAAAAGTACTATTGGTGTATTGTTGGCAAAAGAGACCAGTTTTGATTTTCTTGATGTCGACGTCTATATCCAAGGACAAGAGCATCGACGTCTTCAGGAAATTATTGACCTTGAGGGAATAGAAGTTTTTAAAGGCTTAGAAGAAAAATACCTTTGCCAGATAGATTCAGATGGCGTCATTGTCTCCACAGGTGGAAGTGCGATTTATTCATCAAAGGGAATTCAGTCACTTTCTCAAAAAGGTTTAATTATCTTTCTCAAGATTAATATGCAAACACTTGAAGATCGTTTAGGTGATTTTAGTACGCGTGGCGTGGTAATTGCACCTGGTCAAACTTTTGAGGAGCTCTTTGCTGAGCGTAATTCACTTTATAGTGCGGCCGCGGATTTAGTAATCGAATGTGATGGCAAAACCCAAGATCAATTAGTGGATGATATTGTGGCGAAAGTCTTTATCGGCAAGTAA
- a CDS encoding MBL fold metallo-hydrolase: MKAKIITFPVGLYQCNCSIIYCSETKEAILIDPGSEAEVILKKINDRGLSIKAVIHTHAHLDHFGATHEVSQSTKSEVYLHKDDKQLWDIADLQAEMLGLPKCPHANIDHFIEDSQSFHFGEFKLEAIHTPGHSAGSTCFKIENGDEQLLFSGDTLFKRGVGRTDLPTGDSRVIAKSIKEKLYTLDIDTQVIPGHGPNTIIGEEKKQNPFIKA, encoded by the coding sequence ATGAAAGCAAAAATCATTACTTTCCCCGTAGGACTCTATCAATGTAACTGTAGTATAATTTATTGCTCTGAAACTAAAGAAGCGATACTTATTGATCCAGGATCTGAAGCTGAGGTAATTTTAAAAAAGATCAACGACCGCGGACTGAGTATTAAGGCCGTCATTCATACCCATGCCCACCTCGATCATTTTGGGGCAACTCATGAAGTTAGTCAAAGCACTAAGTCAGAGGTTTACTTACACAAAGATGATAAACAACTCTGGGATATAGCTGATTTACAAGCTGAAATGCTAGGCTTACCAAAATGCCCTCATGCCAATATTGATCATTTTATCGAAGACTCACAAAGCTTCCATTTTGGTGAATTCAAACTAGAGGCCATCCACACACCTGGACATTCCGCTGGCAGCACTTGCTTTAAAATCGAGAATGGTGATGAGCAATTGCTCTTTAGTGGCGACACACTCTTTAAGCGTGGAGTTGGTCGTACGGATTTGCCTACTGGTGATTCAAGAGTGATCGCAAAATCAATTAAAGAGAAACTCTATACACTGGATATTGATACCCAAGTTATCCCTGGCCATGGCCCCAATACAATTATTGGAGAAGAGAAAAAACAAAACCCATTTATCAAAGCCTAA
- a CDS encoding bifunctional methionine sulfoxide reductase B/A protein, protein MRCIMLLLSLMLFSCSDTPTKTHLKYNELSKAEAHVLLEKGTERPFSGEYNKHYDKGVYTCRQCDSILFKSESKFDSGSGWPSFDDFVKGAVVIQSDFTREEIICATCEGHLGHVFKGEEFTPKDTRHCVNSLAIKFISKQGLSKAIFASGCFWGTDYWMRSIPGVISTRSGYIGGQVSDPSYEDVCTGSTGHYEAVEVTYDNRIVNYESIAKMYFNTHNPEQANGQGNDIGSQYLPAVFYGNDEEKRTIEKLIAQLKSKGYRPATDLISASEFWPAEDYHQDYYLKKGEKPYCHFYKPLFDEKD, encoded by the coding sequence TTGCGCTGTATAATGCTCTTGCTTTCACTGATGCTTTTCTCCTGTAGTGATACTCCCACAAAAACACACTTAAAATATAATGAGTTAAGTAAAGCAGAAGCTCATGTGCTCTTGGAGAAAGGGACTGAGAGGCCTTTTTCAGGTGAGTATAATAAACACTATGACAAAGGCGTTTATACTTGTCGTCAATGCGATTCAATTCTATTTAAATCTGAAAGTAAATTCGATTCGGGTTCGGGCTGGCCGAGTTTTGATGATTTTGTGAAAGGAGCTGTAGTCATTCAATCGGATTTTACGCGTGAAGAAATTATTTGTGCGACTTGTGAGGGGCATTTAGGTCACGTTTTCAAAGGGGAGGAGTTTACTCCCAAAGATACACGCCATTGTGTGAACTCACTCGCCATAAAATTTATTTCCAAACAAGGTCTTAGCAAAGCTATTTTCGCCTCCGGTTGTTTCTGGGGGACGGATTATTGGATGAGGAGTATTCCTGGAGTTATCAGTACACGAAGCGGTTATATTGGTGGTCAAGTTAGTGATCCTAGTTATGAAGACGTATGTACAGGCAGTACGGGTCATTATGAAGCCGTTGAAGTGACTTATGATAATCGAATCGTCAATTACGAAAGTATTGCTAAAATGTATTTTAATACTCACAACCCTGAACAAGCTAATGGTCAGGGGAACGATATTGGCTCACAGTATTTACCCGCGGTATTCTATGGGAATGATGAAGAGAAGCGTACGATTGAAAAATTGATTGCACAATTGAAATCTAAAGGCTATAGACCCGCAACAGACTTAATCTCGGCAAGTGAGTTTTGGCCTGCAGAAGATTATCATCAAGACTATTACTTGAAAAAGGGCGAAAAACCTTACTGTCACTTTTATAAACCTTTGTTTGATGAAAAAGACTAA
- a CDS encoding LD-carboxypeptidase, with amino-acid sequence MKSEFQLIAPAGKASDDKLAAASPAMEAFDYHLKKDYFYYSPLSYLAAPDKQRAESLTDAWLGNDPLICLRGGYGCARLLDMIDWDSLRSSQNILIGHSDITALHLAFLKHGLKRTISGIMAAAEFTRSPDTKLTLKSFDQCLRGELFSHTWSPAFSTQESFKVSGKLIPVTLSVLTSLIGSQHLPDFENSILILEDINEAPYKIDRMLHQLKQSQLIDSVSAIVMGDFNNCGQEHELHEVFADFAKDFSFPIIDNLPFGHCLPRLNLPVGAEAMLELETNKEATLTITRY; translated from the coding sequence ATGAAATCCGAATTCCAACTCATTGCACCCGCAGGAAAAGCGAGTGATGATAAGCTAGCAGCCGCGAGCCCTGCAATGGAAGCTTTCGATTATCACTTAAAAAAAGATTATTTTTATTATTCTCCTCTCTCCTATTTAGCCGCACCAGATAAGCAGAGAGCCGAATCACTTACGGATGCGTGGCTTGGGAACGACCCCTTAATCTGTCTCAGAGGCGGATATGGCTGTGCACGCTTACTTGATATGATTGATTGGGATTCTTTGCGATCTTCGCAAAATATACTTATTGGTCATAGTGATATCACTGCTCTTCATTTAGCCTTTTTAAAGCATGGCCTCAAGAGAACTATTTCTGGGATTATGGCCGCAGCTGAATTTACACGTTCACCCGATACCAAACTCACCTTAAAAAGTTTTGACCAATGCCTTAGAGGAGAATTATTCTCTCATACTTGGTCCCCTGCTTTCTCTACTCAAGAAAGCTTTAAAGTCTCAGGTAAACTCATTCCCGTAACGCTCTCGGTCTTAACTTCACTAATAGGAAGTCAACATTTACCTGACTTTGAAAATTCTATTCTTATTTTAGAAGATATTAATGAGGCTCCTTATAAAATTGATCGCATGCTCCACCAATTAAAACAATCGCAATTAATTGACTCAGTATCCGCTATAGTCATGGGGGATTTTAATAACTGTGGCCAAGAACATGAACTTCATGAAGTTTTTGCGGACTTCGCAAAAGATTTTTCTTTCCCCATAATAGACAACCTCCCCTTCGGACACTGCTTGCCACGCTTAAACCTTCCCGTGGGAGCAGAAGCAATGCTAGAACTCGAAACAAATAAAGAAGCTACTTTAACAATCACTAGGTATTAA
- a CDS encoding UbiD family decarboxylase, protein MYTSTKDLVEALETQGRLIRIKEEVDPYLEMAYIQRRVYAQKAGAVLFENVKGSKFPCVSNLFGSIEQTEAIFQGRCETVKELLSYKADKEKAQGLMKKPWKIIPLLKEALYTLPKKIKNAPVMECEAKLSELPQIVCWEKDGGAFVTLPQVYSEGVHKPGPMNSNLGMYRIQLSGESYEKDSEIGLHYQIHRGIGVHHEAHRKVKKPFRVAIFVGGPPSMTFSAVMPLPEGLPEVVFSGLLQGRRWRYSKYKEWTVAAEADFCILGTVDENDLKAEGPFGDHLGYYSLVHELPYMKVEKVFHRKDAIWPFTVVGRPPQEDTSFGDVIHQLTGDVLPSELPGLRELNAVDEAGVHPLLLATAEDRYLPYCDDGEPYELHTIAHAILGKGQLSLAKYLFLLGDGDEKAPHVHDYEKFFKYALERLDFSRDLHFHTCTTMDTLDYSGTELNKGSKLVLIACGKRKRALAKKIPELFKSPFDGQAHMVMDGVVSLDIGNWESREKAREEGEVLSNELKVGEGIALIILTEEAEFCAQSIENFLWLTFTRSDPAADIYGLRSRYLDKHWSCDAPMIIDARVKKHHAPVLEEDPSIAKRADEILAKYLR, encoded by the coding sequence GTGTATACAAGTACAAAAGACTTAGTGGAAGCTCTAGAAACTCAAGGACGATTAATTCGAATAAAAGAAGAGGTTGACCCGTATCTTGAAATGGCATATATCCAGAGACGCGTTTATGCCCAAAAGGCGGGGGCGGTACTTTTCGAAAATGTGAAGGGATCTAAATTCCCATGTGTATCGAATTTATTCGGTAGTATAGAGCAGACCGAAGCGATTTTTCAGGGGCGATGTGAAACAGTAAAAGAACTATTGTCTTATAAAGCTGATAAAGAAAAAGCTCAAGGGCTAATGAAAAAGCCCTGGAAAATCATCCCTTTATTAAAAGAAGCTCTGTATACTCTACCAAAAAAAATCAAGAATGCTCCAGTAATGGAGTGTGAAGCCAAGCTTAGCGAACTGCCTCAGATTGTGTGCTGGGAAAAAGATGGTGGAGCCTTTGTTACTCTTCCACAAGTTTATAGTGAAGGAGTCCATAAGCCAGGACCAATGAATTCTAATCTGGGCATGTACCGTATTCAACTATCAGGTGAGTCTTATGAAAAAGATAGTGAGATTGGTCTTCATTACCAAATACATCGTGGAATTGGGGTTCATCATGAGGCCCATCGAAAAGTAAAAAAACCTTTTCGTGTAGCTATTTTTGTGGGGGGGCCACCCTCAATGACTTTTTCTGCAGTGATGCCTTTGCCAGAAGGTTTGCCAGAAGTTGTTTTTTCAGGTCTTTTACAGGGGAGGCGATGGCGCTATTCCAAGTATAAAGAATGGACAGTAGCCGCCGAAGCTGATTTTTGTATTTTAGGTACAGTAGATGAAAATGACCTAAAAGCAGAAGGCCCTTTTGGCGACCACTTGGGCTATTATAGCTTAGTACATGAATTGCCCTATATGAAAGTTGAAAAAGTTTTTCACCGTAAAGATGCAATATGGCCCTTTACCGTTGTTGGGCGACCCCCTCAAGAAGACACCTCTTTCGGAGATGTGATTCATCAATTAACAGGTGATGTCCTTCCTTCTGAATTACCTGGATTAAGAGAACTCAACGCAGTAGATGAAGCAGGAGTCCACCCTTTGTTATTAGCTACGGCAGAAGATCGTTATTTGCCTTATTGTGATGATGGCGAACCTTATGAATTACATACAATTGCCCATGCAATACTCGGAAAAGGCCAATTGTCTTTGGCCAAGTACCTTTTTCTTTTGGGAGATGGTGACGAAAAGGCGCCTCATGTACATGATTACGAAAAATTCTTCAAGTACGCACTTGAGCGCTTAGATTTTTCCCGTGACCTGCATTTTCACACTTGCACGACCATGGATACGCTCGATTATTCAGGAACAGAACTCAACAAGGGGTCGAAACTCGTACTCATTGCTTGCGGAAAGCGCAAAAGAGCTTTAGCTAAAAAAATACCAGAGCTTTTTAAAAGCCCTTTTGATGGGCAAGCTCACATGGTTATGGATGGAGTGGTTTCATTAGATATAGGTAATTGGGAGAGTCGTGAGAAGGCGCGTGAGGAAGGCGAAGTCTTATCAAATGAATTGAAAGTAGGTGAGGGCATTGCACTCATTATTCTTACTGAAGAGGCTGAGTTCTGTGCTCAATCAATTGAAAATTTCTTGTGGTTAACTTTTACTCGTTCAGATCCTGCGGCAGATATATATGGACTTAGATCCAGATATCTCGATAAGCATTGGAGCTGTGATGCCCCCATGATTATAGATGCACGTGTAAAAAAACATCATGCCCCAGTCTTGGAAGAAGATCCTTCGATTGCTAAAAGAGCGGATGAAATTCTTGCTAAGTACTTAAGATAA
- a CDS encoding DUF2851 family protein, which translates to MQVNETEIKEVYLQALWNEQDFCRKLISQQAEKIEVIYPGKWNTGAGPDFLNAHLIIDGKEISGDVEIHFSPQDWLCHGHQNDPRYDNVILHAVWQNSAKDDPSGKSLLLMDEICSMSLCDLEERYQNYSQQAKHKPVEGVIEFSSLSDEQMKSFLEKMAFLRLAQKASHLEEQIKVYGVEQAIYQDLMEAFGYTQNRQAFLILAKSISLKRLQECDDPEAILWGESSLLKDSSQSEVHEDLKAWHQKKWNAWAKFRSTYQAEINWSRRVRPQNTPERRLAGATLFLKNINWNLEIFLNDLAENITSLESYYQGDDLMESFTCFSKKLSKAISLVGESRQREIRLNVFYPYLFLSLKGENELELVKKSYLAEKKGDETGLLREASCRFFLPPSRMKNVVKKFVHQQGLYFLLKNPEWLKECRDYTTS; encoded by the coding sequence ATGCAAGTGAACGAGACTGAAATAAAAGAAGTGTATCTACAGGCACTCTGGAATGAACAAGATTTTTGTAGAAAGCTCATTAGTCAACAAGCTGAAAAAATCGAGGTCATTTACCCCGGGAAATGGAATACAGGCGCGGGCCCCGATTTTTTAAATGCGCATTTAATTATTGATGGAAAAGAAATTTCAGGTGATGTGGAAATCCACTTTTCGCCTCAAGATTGGCTATGTCATGGTCATCAAAATGATCCCCGATATGATAATGTGATTTTACATGCAGTTTGGCAAAATAGCGCTAAAGATGACCCCAGTGGTAAAAGCTTATTATTAATGGATGAAATTTGTTCAATGAGCTTATGTGACTTGGAAGAGCGCTATCAAAATTATTCTCAGCAAGCCAAGCATAAACCCGTGGAAGGGGTGATAGAATTTTCATCTTTAAGTGATGAACAAATGAAAAGCTTTTTAGAGAAAATGGCTTTTTTACGTTTAGCGCAAAAAGCATCCCATCTAGAGGAACAAATCAAAGTTTATGGAGTCGAGCAAGCTATTTATCAAGATTTGATGGAGGCTTTTGGCTATACTCAGAATCGCCAAGCTTTTTTGATTTTAGCTAAATCTATTAGCTTGAAACGATTGCAAGAATGTGATGACCCAGAAGCGATTTTATGGGGTGAATCATCCTTATTAAAAGACTCAAGTCAAAGTGAAGTGCATGAAGACTTAAAAGCCTGGCATCAAAAAAAATGGAATGCGTGGGCTAAGTTTAGGTCGACCTATCAAGCGGAGATTAATTGGAGTCGCCGAGTACGACCACAGAATACGCCTGAAAGACGTTTAGCGGGAGCTACACTATTCTTAAAAAATATTAATTGGAATTTAGAAATATTTCTTAATGATTTAGCTGAAAATATTACGAGCTTGGAAAGCTATTACCAAGGAGATGATTTAATGGAGTCCTTTACTTGTTTCTCAAAAAAGTTAAGTAAGGCGATTTCTTTGGTGGGAGAATCTCGTCAAAGAGAGATTCGGCTCAATGTTTTTTATCCCTACTTATTTTTATCCCTTAAAGGAGAAAATGAACTTGAGCTCGTGAAGAAAAGTTATTTAGCTGAAAAGAAAGGAGATGAAACAGGCTTGTTAAGGGAGGCCTCATGCCGTTTTTTCTTACCGCCTTCACGGATGAAAAATGTAGTGAAAAAATTCGTACATCAACAAGGTTTATATTTTTTGTTGAAAAATCCTGAATGGCTAAAAGAATGCCGAGATTACACGACTAGCTAA